The following are encoded in a window of Legionella adelaidensis genomic DNA:
- a CDS encoding type II toxin-antitoxin system RelE/ParE family toxin: MEHTRQVKNLKELRIQHQGRPYRVFFAFDPKRNAVLLCGGNKTGKKRFYDMMVPIAEQEFLNHLSLID, from the coding sequence ATAGAGCACACAAGACAAGTAAAGAACCTAAAGGAATTACGCATACAGCATCAAGGAAGACCATACAGAGTTTTCTTTGCATTTGATCCAAAACGAAACGCAGTTTTGTTGTGTGGCGGTAATAAAACGGGAAAGAAGCGTTTTTATGACATGATGGTCCCTATTGCTGAGCAAGAGTTTTTAAATCACTTGTCTTTAATAGATTAA
- a CDS encoding XRE family transcriptional regulator, with the protein MAKPLSELIGKVSKDIEIAAGAKAAEMLAEMDLEDIRKARHITQNQVAKALNIKQPSIAQLEKRNDIYISTLRNYLSSIGAKLELVASFPDGTRISIAGFSYLNSSKVK; encoded by the coding sequence ATGGCTAAACCCTTATCAGAGCTTATTGGAAAGGTTTCTAAAGATATTGAAATTGCAGCTGGTGCCAAAGCTGCTGAAATGCTTGCAGAAATGGATTTGGAGGATATAAGGAAAGCTCGACATATTACTCAGAATCAAGTAGCAAAAGCCTTGAATATAAAACAACCAAGTATTGCCCAACTTGAGAAAAGGAACGATATTTACATTTCAACATTGCGAAACTATTTATCTTCTATTGGAGCTAAACTTGAATTGGTAGCAAGTTTTCCTGATGGAACAAGGATATCAATTGCGGGCTTTAGTTATCTTAATTCTTCAAAAGTAAAGTGA
- a CDS encoding biotin--[acetyl-CoA-carboxylase] ligase, producing the protein MKKLTSLEITLLNQLGDGACHSGKDLGLLLGVSRTAVWKHIKQLATMGLTINSLPQKGYQLNGPLTLLDSKVIQALLPKALVNNFVFHIYGSIDSTNLYLRKIPPTDSVEVCCAETQTEGRGRFGRKWVSLFGENIYCSSRWQFHNDLSCLSGLSLIVSLALIKTLTSFTSENLFIKWPNDILWNNKKLCGSLIEINGESHGGAEVIIGIGLNVNTNTQTITLADKPWCSLLEITQKHFDRNAIIAKLLTTLSDYLSRFSQEGLLTFMDEWKKYDYLYGKKITLSHISGKYTGIAQGINELGQLKLRDDQGVLHLLSSGDTSIREQ; encoded by the coding sequence ATGAAAAAATTAACAAGCTTGGAAATTACCTTACTCAATCAATTAGGTGACGGCGCATGCCATAGTGGTAAAGACTTAGGCTTACTGTTAGGGGTAAGTAGGACAGCTGTCTGGAAACATATAAAACAACTCGCTACGATGGGCTTAACTATCAATAGCTTACCTCAAAAAGGCTACCAGCTGAATGGCCCTTTGACTTTATTAGACTCGAAAGTCATACAAGCGCTGTTACCCAAGGCTTTAGTCAATAACTTTGTTTTTCATATTTATGGCTCAATAGACTCTACCAATCTTTATTTAAGAAAAATCCCTCCTACTGACAGTGTGGAGGTATGTTGTGCAGAAACCCAGACAGAGGGTAGAGGCCGCTTTGGCAGAAAATGGGTTTCACTTTTTGGGGAAAATATTTATTGCTCTAGTCGCTGGCAATTCCATAACGATCTCTCCTGTCTCTCGGGTTTAAGCTTGATCGTAAGCCTCGCATTAATTAAAACACTGACTTCTTTTACCTCTGAAAACTTATTTATTAAGTGGCCGAATGACATTTTATGGAATAATAAAAAACTATGCGGTTCACTAATTGAAATTAACGGAGAAAGTCACGGAGGAGCTGAAGTCATTATTGGCATTGGCTTGAACGTTAACACTAATACCCAAACAATTACCCTAGCCGACAAACCCTGGTGCTCGCTTTTGGAAATAACTCAGAAACATTTTGATAGAAACGCAATCATTGCCAAACTATTAACCACTCTCTCGGACTATCTCTCCCGCTTTTCTCAAGAAGGGTTATTAACATTCATGGACGAATGGAAAAAATACGATTATCTCTATGGCAAAAAAATCACCCTAAGTCACATTTCTGGAAAATACACAGGAATAGCACAAGGAATAAATGAGTTAGGCCAACTCAAACTCAGGGATGACCAAGGTGTTTTACATTTATTATCATCAGGAGATACTTCAATTAGAGAGCAATAA
- a CDS encoding 4'-phosphopantetheinyl transferase family protein → MYYPESPFPSAFSLNPQRIDIWRFSLAELPSQALIVLNNEERDRAKRFHFKHHQRRFIVSRSMLRAILSKYLNLLPSEVIFEYNLHGKPAVKNSPFIQFNLTHSKDLALLAVGKDFPLGIDIEYFSPRPYLGIARNIFSAKETLAIEKENQILQPLSFFHIWTQKEALIKACGLGLSYPTEQFDLPHLPGEEILLIDPKFNLSWKIKTFMPESACSGAICYNPAVERIDYFKATYEDFL, encoded by the coding sequence ATGTACTATCCTGAATCCCCTTTTCCATCAGCATTTTCTCTTAACCCGCAAAGAATAGACATTTGGCGATTTTCATTAGCTGAACTGCCTTCCCAAGCCCTAATTGTACTTAACAATGAAGAAAGGGACAGGGCAAAACGATTTCATTTTAAGCACCATCAGCGCCGTTTTATAGTCAGCCGCTCTATGCTGCGAGCCATTTTATCTAAATATTTAAACCTTTTACCTTCGGAGGTTATTTTTGAATATAATTTACATGGCAAGCCGGCGGTAAAAAATTCCCCTTTTATACAATTTAATCTAACGCACTCTAAAGATTTGGCACTGTTAGCTGTAGGTAAAGACTTTCCTTTAGGTATAGACATAGAATACTTCTCTCCAAGACCTTACTTGGGAATAGCCAGGAATATTTTCTCAGCTAAAGAAACACTCGCTATAGAAAAAGAAAACCAAATATTGCAACCTTTAAGTTTTTTTCACATATGGACGCAAAAAGAGGCCTTAATTAAGGCCTGTGGTCTTGGATTAAGCTACCCCACAGAACAATTTGATTTACCTCATTTACCTGGTGAAGAAATTTTACTGATTGATCCTAAATTTAACCTATCATGGAAAATTAAAACCTTTATGCCAGAATCAGCCTGTTCAGGGGCTATTTGTTATAATCCAGCTGTAGAAAGGATTGATTATTTTAAAGCAACATACGAAGACTTTTTATGA